In Geobacillus kaustophilus, a genomic segment contains:
- a CDS encoding XdhC family protein, producing the protein MESYYAVLEAIAGAPGDGVLAFIIQVEGSAYQKEGTCMWIDADGKTIGLLSGGCLEEAVAVHAVDILTRRQAAAVSFDLRAEDDSSWGQGAGCNGLVRIWLEPVTSDTRHDWLALKRCLDRGEHVLMVRSVVHPNERPFFQSETGEQFGGCCRTPRPEWREWLQGTPFYQGQNGLYEADEETFYIQHFWPKPRLVIFGAGPDAPPLVSAAKTAGFSVTVSDWRPAFCHPSHVPDADAWVVGFPHETVPALHLNERDFVVVMTHQFERDRELVSLLADKPLAYLGVLGPRRRTDRLFPSGSTPPFVRSPAGLSIGARGPYEIAVSITAELISVLRGRLTGAER; encoded by the coding sequence ATGGAGAGCTACTATGCTGTGCTCGAAGCGATCGCCGGCGCGCCAGGCGATGGTGTGCTGGCCTTCATCATTCAAGTGGAAGGCTCGGCTTATCAAAAAGAAGGAACATGCATGTGGATTGACGCCGATGGCAAAACAATCGGCCTGCTTAGCGGCGGCTGCCTTGAAGAAGCGGTAGCCGTGCACGCCGTCGATATATTGACCCGCCGCCAGGCGGCGGCCGTTTCATTCGACTTGCGCGCCGAAGACGATTCATCTTGGGGGCAAGGCGCCGGATGCAACGGCCTCGTCCGCATTTGGCTCGAGCCGGTCACAAGCGACACAAGGCATGATTGGCTGGCGCTCAAGCGTTGCCTTGACCGCGGTGAACATGTACTGATGGTCCGAAGCGTCGTGCATCCAAACGAACGGCCGTTTTTCCAAAGCGAAACAGGGGAACAATTCGGCGGCTGCTGCCGGACGCCGCGTCCGGAATGGCGCGAATGGCTTCAAGGCACGCCGTTTTACCAAGGGCAAAACGGGTTATACGAAGCGGACGAGGAAACGTTTTACATCCAGCACTTTTGGCCGAAGCCGCGCCTCGTTATTTTCGGCGCCGGGCCGGACGCCCCGCCGCTCGTCTCAGCAGCCAAAACGGCGGGATTTTCCGTTACCGTAAGCGATTGGCGCCCAGCGTTTTGCCACCCATCCCATGTGCCGGACGCTGATGCATGGGTGGTTGGCTTTCCGCATGAAACGGTGCCAGCGCTCCACTTGAATGAACGCGACTTTGTCGTCGTGATGACCCACCAATTTGAACGCGACCGCGAACTCGTCTCGTTGTTGGCCGACAAACCGCTCGCCTATCTTGGCGTGCTCGGGCCGCGGCGGCGCACGGACCGCCTCTTTCCTTCCGGCTCGACGCCTCCATTTGTCCGTTCGCCAGCAGGGCTTTCCATCGGCGCACGCGGCCCGTATGAGATCGCCGTTAGCATCACCGCCGAATTGATCAGCGTCCTTCGCGGACGGTTGACGGGGGCGGAACGATGA
- the pucB gene encoding xanthine dehydrogenase accessory protein PucB: MNEVSIAAIYLAAGDSRRMGTDKRALPWGESTLGAAGLKAALRSRLAPVIVVIPPDDALAWFPVELRNHKKCRFVRCAVHHHGQAHSLACGLQEALAAGADAAAVLLADQPFVTSETIDVLADLYRRHRPDYVAFARFGTPMPPVIFGKQMFPSLLSLKGDAGGRALFRDPHWYGLLYEGDETAGIDIDTKDDYKRAVMDREEKEGRHPWPSVKASSAKKRGIK; encoded by the coding sequence ATGAACGAGGTTTCCATTGCTGCCATTTATTTAGCAGCCGGGGACAGCCGACGAATGGGAACGGATAAACGCGCTTTGCCTTGGGGGGAAAGCACGCTTGGCGCCGCCGGCCTTAAAGCGGCGCTTCGTTCCCGCCTTGCACCGGTCATCGTCGTCATTCCTCCAGACGATGCGCTCGCGTGGTTTCCGGTCGAGCTTCGGAATCATAAAAAGTGCCGCTTCGTCCGCTGCGCAGTCCATCACCACGGGCAGGCGCATTCGCTTGCCTGCGGCCTGCAAGAAGCGCTCGCTGCTGGGGCCGACGCCGCCGCTGTGCTGCTCGCCGATCAGCCGTTTGTCACGTCTGAAACGATTGATGTGCTTGCCGACCTTTATCGCCGGCACCGTCCTGATTATGTCGCCTTCGCCCGCTTCGGCACGCCGATGCCCCCAGTCATTTTTGGAAAACAAATGTTTCCTTCCCTGCTTTCTCTAAAGGGCGATGCCGGCGGGCGCGCGCTCTTTCGCGATCCCCACTGGTACGGCCTTTTGTATGAAGGCGACGAAACGGCCGGCATCGACATTGACACGAAAGATGATTATAAGCGTGCCGTCATGGATCGAGAAGAAAAGGAGGGACGCCACCCGTGGCCGTCGGTAAAAGCATCATCCGCAAAGAAGCGTGGGATAAAGTGA
- a CDS encoding xanthine dehydrogenase family protein molybdopterin-binding subunit, with translation MAVGKSIIRKEAWDKVTGRAKYTNDFKEQGMLHAALVTSPYAHARILSLDARRAIAAHGVHAVVTGEGLPLTGEDMRDRPPIAVDKVRYYGEVVAVVVADTLAQAERAARLVRVVYEPLPAVGSPSEALKEGAPLLHEHLDRYEKNKTTHPEPGTNVAHRTKIRKGNIEQGFAESDVIVETSVSFAPSDHIAMETRCATAEIWPDGTIHISASSQSPFMIKKLLHTYFGEETGKVIVHTPLVGGAYGGKAPVQLELLAYLASKAVGGRKVSIWNSREHDMVTSPVHIGLEATVKIGATKDGLFKAMEILFLFDGGAYSDKAIDVSRAAAVDCTGPYHVENVVCDSLCVYTNRPYATPFRSFGHCEQAFAVERAIDELARTLQLDPWEVRRKNAIRPGHTTPTQVRLTKSNVGNMPACLDRLRELMRWDEWQRVELDAYTVRAKGISAGWKTSTIDTDASSGVILTFNSDGSVNVISGVVEIGTGTKTVLAQIIAERLKMDVDCVHVKMDIDTQTTPEHWKTVASRGTFMAGRAALAAADDAIRQLKDIAACVLRASPDDLEVGFGRVFLRDDPAIFLPIKDIAYGYKFPNGNAIGGQVIGRGHYILRHLTPLGPETGAGKPGPEWGVGAEGVEIEFNRRDYTYRIVKAYAVIDAGKVLNPKAALGQAMGAMSMGLSFASREGFLFDKEQRVLNPQLRTYRPIRFGEHPEYIVEFVETPQIDAPYGARGIGEHGLIGMPAALANALSLAAGVPLNELPLVPELIWRKQKGDSYGSV, from the coding sequence GTGGCCGTCGGTAAAAGCATCATCCGCAAAGAAGCGTGGGATAAAGTGACCGGCCGAGCGAAATATACGAACGATTTCAAAGAACAGGGGATGCTTCATGCCGCTTTGGTGACAAGTCCATACGCCCATGCGCGCATCCTCTCGCTGGATGCACGCCGCGCGATCGCCGCCCACGGCGTCCATGCTGTTGTGACCGGTGAAGGGCTTCCGCTCACCGGTGAAGACATGCGCGATCGTCCGCCGATCGCCGTCGACAAAGTGCGCTACTATGGCGAAGTCGTCGCCGTCGTCGTCGCCGATACGCTCGCGCAAGCCGAACGAGCGGCCCGCCTCGTCCGCGTCGTTTACGAACCGCTTCCAGCCGTCGGTTCACCGAGTGAGGCGTTGAAAGAAGGCGCTCCACTATTGCATGAACATCTCGACCGCTATGAAAAAAACAAAACGACTCATCCTGAGCCAGGGACAAACGTCGCCCACCGGACGAAAATCCGAAAAGGCAACATTGAACAAGGGTTTGCTGAAAGCGACGTCATCGTCGAAACGAGCGTATCGTTCGCCCCTTCCGACCATATCGCGATGGAAACGCGCTGCGCCACGGCGGAAATTTGGCCGGACGGCACGATCCATATTTCCGCCTCCTCACAGTCACCGTTTATGATCAAGAAGTTGCTTCATACGTATTTTGGCGAAGAAACCGGCAAAGTCATCGTCCATACGCCTCTTGTCGGCGGCGCCTACGGCGGCAAGGCGCCCGTCCAGCTTGAACTGCTCGCCTACCTTGCCTCGAAAGCGGTCGGCGGCCGAAAAGTGAGCATATGGAACAGCCGCGAACATGACATGGTCACTTCGCCCGTCCATATCGGTTTGGAGGCAACCGTCAAAATCGGCGCGACAAAAGATGGCTTGTTCAAGGCCATGGAAATCTTATTTCTATTTGACGGCGGGGCTTATTCCGACAAGGCGATCGATGTCAGCCGCGCGGCAGCTGTCGATTGCACCGGCCCGTACCATGTCGAAAACGTTGTTTGTGATTCATTGTGCGTCTATACGAATCGCCCGTACGCGACGCCGTTTCGCAGTTTTGGCCATTGCGAACAGGCATTTGCCGTCGAGCGGGCCATCGATGAATTGGCGCGGACGCTGCAGCTTGACCCATGGGAGGTGCGGCGCAAAAATGCCATTCGCCCGGGGCATACGACCCCAACGCAAGTACGGCTCACAAAAAGCAACGTCGGCAACATGCCGGCCTGCCTCGACCGATTGCGCGAGCTGATGCGTTGGGACGAGTGGCAGCGCGTGGAATTGGACGCCTATACGGTAAGGGCGAAAGGCATCAGCGCCGGCTGGAAAACATCGACGATCGACACAGATGCCAGCTCGGGCGTCATCTTAACGTTCAACTCCGACGGCAGCGTCAACGTCATCTCCGGCGTCGTCGAAATCGGCACCGGCACGAAAACGGTGCTCGCGCAAATCATTGCCGAACGGCTGAAGATGGACGTCGATTGTGTCCATGTCAAAATGGATATCGACACGCAAACGACACCGGAACATTGGAAAACGGTCGCCAGCCGCGGGACGTTTATGGCCGGACGCGCCGCGCTTGCCGCTGCCGATGACGCCATCCGTCAGTTAAAAGACATCGCCGCCTGCGTCTTGCGGGCCTCGCCGGACGATTTGGAAGTTGGTTTCGGGCGCGTCTTTTTGCGCGATGACCCGGCCATCTTTCTTCCGATCAAAGACATCGCCTATGGCTACAAGTTTCCGAACGGCAACGCCATCGGCGGGCAAGTGATCGGGCGCGGCCACTACATTTTGCGCCACTTGACCCCGCTTGGCCCAGAGACCGGCGCCGGCAAGCCGGGCCCGGAATGGGGCGTAGGCGCTGAAGGAGTGGAAATTGAGTTCAACCGCCGCGACTACACGTATCGCATTGTCAAAGCGTATGCGGTCATTGACGCCGGCAAAGTGCTCAACCCAAAGGCAGCGCTTGGCCAGGCGATGGGGGCGATGAGCATGGGGCTAAGCTTTGCCAGCCGTGAAGGGTTTCTTTTTGACAAAGAACAACGCGTCTTAAACCCGCAGCTGCGCACATACCGGCCGATCCGCTTCGGCGAACATCCAGAGTACATCGTTGAGTTTGTCGAAACTCCGCAAATCGATGCCCCATACGGCGCTCGCGGCATCGGCGAACATGGCTTGATCGGCATGCCCGCCGCCTTGGCAAACGCCTTATCGCTCGCTGCCGGCGTGCCGCTCAATGAACTGCCGCTTGTGCCGGAGCTCATTTGGCGGAAACAGAAAGGAGACTCCTATGGTTCCGTTTGA
- a CDS encoding FAD binding domain-containing protein, which yields MVPFDFAYYRPQSIAEATALFAALEQDGKRPLYYGGGTEIITLSRLNLVRTDAVIDIKAIPECRVLDASADPLVFGAALSLTELEEANPFPLLTKAAREVADRTARNQITLGGNICGQIFYRETALPLFVAEADAIIAGPYGIRQCRFSDWFHQQLQLGRGEFVVQFKVDRAAAALPHFHRKRRKQGEVGYPLVTIAALKKDGAIRVALSGVCPFPFRSTEVEAHLNDRSRPAAERIQAAVAAFPRPILHDIEGSADYRLFVAAQLLEDMLRELGDGETV from the coding sequence ATGGTTCCGTTTGACTTTGCCTACTACCGGCCTCAATCGATCGCCGAAGCGACAGCGCTGTTTGCGGCGCTCGAGCAGGACGGAAAACGACCGCTCTACTACGGCGGCGGCACGGAGATCATCACGTTGTCTCGTTTGAACCTTGTCCGAACCGACGCCGTCATTGATATAAAAGCGATCCCTGAGTGCCGGGTGCTTGACGCCAGCGCCGATCCTCTCGTGTTTGGAGCGGCGCTCTCGCTCACCGAGCTTGAGGAAGCAAACCCATTCCCGCTGTTGACAAAGGCGGCGCGAGAAGTGGCCGACCGGACGGCGCGCAACCAAATTACGCTCGGCGGCAACATCTGCGGACAAATTTTTTACCGTGAGACCGCACTGCCGCTATTCGTCGCCGAGGCGGATGCCATCATCGCCGGACCATACGGCATTCGGCAATGCCGCTTCAGCGACTGGTTTCATCAACAGTTGCAGCTCGGCCGCGGTGAATTTGTCGTCCAGTTCAAGGTTGATCGCGCCGCCGCCGCCCTGCCCCACTTTCACCGCAAGCGCCGCAAGCAAGGGGAAGTCGGCTACCCGCTTGTGACGATTGCGGCGCTGAAAAAAGACGGGGCGATTCGCGTTGCCCTAAGCGGCGTCTGTCCGTTCCCGTTCCGCTCTACTGAAGTCGAGGCGCACTTGAACGACCGGAGCCGCCCGGCCGCCGAACGAATTCAAGCAGCGGTTGCCGCTTTTCCGCGCCCGATTTTGCACGATATCGAAGGCTCGGCAGACTACCGACTGTTCGTGGCCGCCCAGCTGCTTGAAGATATGCTTCGTGAGCTCGGAGACGGAGAAACCGTCTAA
- a CDS encoding (2Fe-2S)-binding protein: MEETTKRELVLHVNGERRSIVARQAETLLFVLRDHLGLTGAKPGCLNGDCGACTVLVNGTPIKSCMMLAIETVGKEITTIEGLDDAPIQHAFVRHFAFQCGYCTPGFIMNAHALIERHPDADEAAIQEWLESNICRCTSYQEIEAAVKEGLESQKVETKF, translated from the coding sequence ATGGAGGAAACGACAAAGCGGGAGCTTGTGCTGCACGTGAATGGAGAACGAAGATCGATCGTCGCTCGCCAAGCCGAAACGCTGCTGTTTGTTTTGCGCGATCATCTTGGATTGACCGGCGCCAAACCAGGCTGTTTGAACGGCGACTGCGGCGCCTGCACCGTTTTGGTTAATGGCACTCCGATTAAATCATGCATGATGCTCGCTATTGAGACAGTCGGCAAAGAAATCACCACGATCGAAGGGCTTGATGATGCCCCCATTCAACACGCCTTCGTCCGCCACTTTGCTTTTCAGTGCGGCTATTGCACTCCTGGATTCATTATGAACGCCCACGCGCTCATCGAGCGGCATCCGGACGCCGACGAGGCGGCGATTCAAGAATGGCTGGAGTCAAACATTTGCCGCTGCACAAGCTATCAAGAAATTGAAGCGGCGGTCAAAGAAGGGCTCGAATCCCAAAAAGTGGAAACAAAGTTTTGA
- a CDS encoding saccharopine dehydrogenase C-terminal domain-containing protein has protein sequence MKVLVLGAGLMGKEAARDLVQSQDVEAVTLADVDLAKAEETVRQLHSEKLAAVRVDASDQRQLSAFMKGHDVVVNALFYQFNETVAKTAIAAGVHSVDLGGHIGHITDRVLELHEQAQAAGVTIIPDLGVAPGMINILSGYGASQLDEVESILLYVGGIPVRPEPPLEYNHVFSLEGLLDHYTDPALIIRNGQKQEVPSLSEVEPIYFDRFGPLEAFHTSGGTSTLSRSFPNLKRLEYKTIRYRGHAEKCKLLVDLNLTRNDVEVEVNGCKIKPRDVLLSVLKPLLDLKGKDDVVLLRVIVGGRKDGKETVLEYETVTFNDRENKVTAMARTTAYTISAVAQLIGRGVITKRGVYPPEQIVPGDVYMDEMKKRGVMISEKRTVR, from the coding sequence ATGAAAGTGCTCGTGCTTGGTGCGGGGTTGATGGGCAAAGAAGCAGCGCGCGATTTAGTGCAAAGCCAAGACGTTGAGGCGGTGACATTGGCGGATGTCGACTTGGCTAAGGCGGAGGAAACGGTGCGGCAGCTTCATTCCGAAAAGCTTGCCGCCGTGCGGGTGGATGCCAGCGATCAACGGCAGCTGTCGGCTTTCATGAAAGGGCACGATGTGGTTGTCAACGCCTTGTTTTACCAGTTTAACGAAACGGTGGCGAAAACGGCCATTGCAGCTGGCGTCCATTCTGTCGATTTAGGCGGCCATATCGGCCATATCACCGATCGGGTGCTTGAGCTGCATGAACAAGCCCAAGCCGCTGGGGTGACGATCATCCCCGACCTTGGCGTCGCACCCGGGATGATCAACATTTTATCCGGCTATGGGGCGAGTCAACTCGATGAGGTGGAATCCATCTTGCTGTATGTTGGCGGCATCCCTGTCCGCCCCGAACCGCCGCTGGAGTACAACCATGTGTTTTCGCTCGAGGGGCTGCTTGACCATTACACCGATCCGGCCTTGATCATCCGCAACGGCCAAAAACAAGAAGTGCCGTCCCTTTCGGAAGTCGAGCCGATTTATTTCGACCGGTTCGGGCCGCTTGAAGCGTTTCACACCTCAGGCGGGACGTCGACGCTCTCGCGCTCGTTTCCGAATTTAAAGCGGCTCGAGTACAAAACGATCCGCTACCGCGGCCATGCGGAAAAATGCAAGCTGCTTGTCGATTTGAACTTGACGCGCAACGATGTGGAAGTTGAGGTCAATGGATGCAAAATCAAGCCGCGCGATGTGCTGCTTTCCGTCCTGAAGCCGCTGCTTGATTTGAAAGGAAAAGATGATGTAGTGTTGCTTCGGGTCATCGTCGGGGGTAGAAAAGATGGAAAGGAAACGGTGCTTGAATACGAAACAGTCACGTTCAATGACCGCGAAAATAAGGTGACGGCGATGGCGCGTACGACGGCCTACACAATCTCCGCTGTCGCTCAACTCATCGGCCGCGGGGTGATCACAAAGCGCGGCGTCTATCCGCCGGAGCAAATCGTTCCGGGGGATGTGTATATGGACGAGATGAAAAAACGCGGCGTTATGATCAGTGAGAAGCGAACCGTTCGTTGA
- a CDS encoding aldehyde dehydrogenase family protein — protein MKIQNYINGEWKEPSTRQFAPVINPATGETIAEVAMSGPNDIDEAVQAAKEAQKQWALVPAPKRAEVLYRVGMLLKERKEQLARLLTMEMGKVIEEARGEVQEGIDMAFYMAGEGRRLFGDTTPSELKDKFAMSVRVPVGVVGIITPWNFPIAIATWKSFPAIVAGNAVVWKPAPETPIMAQELARIFEEAGLPPGVFHVVHGDGPTAGNALVEHPDVKVISFTGSNEVGRMIAEKCGRLLKKVSLEMGGKNAVIVMDDADLTLAVDGIIWSAFGTSGQRCTACSRVIVHERVKQELERRLLEAVKTLKIGNGLDETVKVGPVIHEEALQKIDRYVRIGVEEGAKLLVGGCILQEGDYARGFYYAPTIFTDVTPNMRIAREEIFGPVVSIISVRSLDEAIAVNNSVDYGLSSAIFTRDVNNVFRAMRDLDTGIVYVNAGTTGAEIHLPFGGTKGTGNGHRDSGVAALDVFTEWRSIYVDFSGKLQRAQIDTDD, from the coding sequence GTGAAAATCCAAAACTATATCAATGGAGAATGGAAGGAGCCAAGCACCAGGCAATTTGCGCCGGTGATCAATCCGGCGACGGGGGAAACGATTGCCGAGGTGGCGATGTCGGGGCCAAACGATATCGATGAAGCGGTTCAGGCCGCCAAAGAAGCGCAAAAACAGTGGGCGCTCGTGCCGGCGCCGAAACGCGCGGAAGTTTTATATAGAGTCGGGATGTTGCTAAAGGAGCGGAAAGAACAATTGGCCCGGCTGCTGACGATGGAAATGGGCAAAGTGATTGAGGAAGCGCGGGGCGAAGTGCAGGAAGGCATTGATATGGCGTTTTACATGGCCGGAGAGGGACGGCGGTTGTTCGGCGATACGACGCCGTCTGAACTGAAAGACAAATTTGCCATGAGCGTCCGCGTGCCAGTTGGAGTGGTCGGCATCATCACTCCATGGAATTTCCCGATTGCGATCGCCACTTGGAAGTCGTTCCCAGCTATTGTTGCCGGCAATGCGGTCGTGTGGAAGCCGGCTCCCGAGACGCCGATCATGGCGCAGGAGTTGGCCCGCATTTTTGAAGAAGCGGGCTTGCCGCCGGGAGTGTTTCATGTGGTCCATGGTGATGGGCCGACAGCTGGCAATGCGCTCGTCGAACATCCTGATGTCAAGGTCATCTCATTTACTGGATCGAATGAAGTCGGGCGGATGATTGCGGAAAAATGCGGACGGCTGTTGAAAAAGGTGTCGCTTGAAATGGGAGGAAAAAACGCTGTCATTGTGATGGATGATGCGGATTTGACATTGGCGGTTGACGGCATCATCTGGAGTGCGTTCGGTACATCAGGCCAGCGGTGCACGGCGTGCAGCCGGGTCATCGTCCATGAGCGGGTGAAACAGGAGCTTGAGCGGCGTCTGCTTGAAGCCGTGAAAACATTGAAAATCGGCAACGGGCTGGATGAAACGGTCAAAGTCGGACCCGTCATCCATGAAGAGGCGCTGCAAAAAATCGACCGCTATGTGCGCATTGGCGTAGAAGAAGGGGCGAAACTGCTTGTGGGCGGCTGTATATTGCAGGAGGGCGACTATGCGCGCGGCTTTTATTACGCGCCGACGATTTTCACCGATGTCACGCCGAATATGCGCATCGCCCGCGAAGAAATTTTCGGCCCGGTCGTGTCGATCATTTCCGTCCGCAGTTTGGACGAAGCGATCGCCGTCAACAACAGCGTCGATTATGGACTGTCAAGCGCCATTTTCACACGCGATGTCAACAATGTATTCCGAGCGATGCGCGATTTGGACACCGGCATCGTGTATGTCAACGCCGGCACAACGGGAGCGGAAATTCATTTGCCGTTCGGCGGCACGAAAGGGACGGGCAACGGCCATCGCGACTCCGGCGTCGCGGCGCTTGACGTGTTCACCGAATGGCGGAGCATTTATGTCGATTTCAGCGGGAAGCTGCAACGGGCGCAAATCGATACCGATGATTGA
- a CDS encoding thiamine pyrophosphate-binding protein — protein sequence MKRTMHHITVAQAIVECFKQEQIRYVFGVPGESYLPLLDAIYDEPSIEFISARHEGGASFMAEGYAKASRKCGVVLATRAVGGANLTIGVHTARQDSTPMVVFLGQVNSRFLGREGFQEVDMEAFFRPIAKWVVEIREAERVPELVQRAFRTAKTGRPGPVVVSLPEDVFSKTITEAAMAEIHVPKPAPRQEDIQNIEEILKLAKRPLVIAGGGVKLSGAEQLLRLWAEKYALPVMAAFRRHDVFPHNHPCYVGHLGLGAPKAIIETAEQADVVMALGTRLSEVTTQDYRLFSPNQTLIHIDIDSDGFGKVYEPDIAVWADCREALSRLLDLAVRPSWQEWAAERRKRYEQTAVLPLEKRNLYEAVMASLGHHLPKNAVITNDAGNFAGWLHAFFPFGDGHTYIGPTSGAMGYGMPAAIGAKLAFPDRTVVSLSGDGGFMMTVQELETAARYDIPIISIVFNNHMYGTIRMHQELQFPGRVIGTDLGRVSFARLAECLNGCGFQVQTEQQFTEALLLSLGAKKPTVIEVLTDPDHISVAATIQDLRAKKKT from the coding sequence ATGAAGCGAACGATGCATCACATCACGGTGGCTCAGGCCATCGTCGAATGTTTCAAACAGGAACAAATCCGCTATGTGTTTGGTGTGCCGGGGGAAAGTTATTTGCCCCTGCTTGATGCCATCTATGATGAGCCATCCATCGAGTTCATCTCCGCCCGCCATGAAGGGGGTGCTTCCTTTATGGCGGAAGGGTATGCGAAAGCGTCGCGGAAGTGCGGCGTCGTGCTGGCGACAAGAGCGGTTGGCGGGGCGAATTTAACGATCGGCGTCCATACCGCGAGGCAAGATTCCACTCCGATGGTCGTGTTTTTGGGGCAAGTGAACAGCCGTTTCCTAGGGCGTGAAGGATTTCAGGAAGTCGATATGGAAGCGTTTTTTCGTCCGATCGCAAAATGGGTGGTCGAAATTCGCGAAGCCGAGCGGGTGCCGGAGTTGGTGCAACGGGCGTTTCGCACCGCGAAAACAGGGCGGCCCGGCCCCGTCGTCGTTTCACTTCCGGAAGATGTATTTTCCAAAACGATAACGGAAGCAGCGATGGCTGAAATTCATGTGCCGAAGCCGGCCCCAAGGCAAGAAGATATACAGAACATTGAAGAGATTCTGAAGCTCGCCAAACGGCCGCTCGTGATTGCCGGCGGCGGCGTCAAATTGTCGGGAGCGGAGCAGTTGCTGCGTTTATGGGCGGAAAAGTATGCACTTCCGGTAATGGCGGCATTCCGGCGGCATGACGTATTTCCCCACAACCATCCGTGCTATGTCGGCCACCTAGGTCTAGGAGCGCCCAAAGCGATCATTGAAACGGCCGAGCAGGCGGATGTGGTGATGGCGTTGGGAACGAGGTTGTCGGAAGTGACGACGCAAGATTACCGTTTGTTCTCTCCCAATCAGACGCTGATTCACATCGATATCGACAGCGATGGATTCGGAAAAGTGTATGAGCCAGATATCGCGGTTTGGGCTGACTGTCGGGAAGCGCTGTCCCGTTTGCTTGATCTCGCGGTGCGGCCGTCTTGGCAAGAATGGGCGGCCGAACGGAGGAAACGATACGAACAAACAGCCGTGCTGCCGCTTGAAAAACGAAATCTCTATGAAGCGGTCATGGCGAGTTTGGGGCATCATTTGCCGAAAAATGCAGTCATTACGAACGATGCCGGGAATTTCGCCGGTTGGCTTCATGCTTTTTTCCCGTTTGGGGATGGGCACACGTACATCGGCCCGACGTCAGGAGCGATGGGATATGGCATGCCGGCTGCCATTGGCGCAAAACTGGCCTTTCCCGACCGGACTGTCGTTTCTTTATCCGGGGATGGCGGCTTTATGATGACGGTGCAGGAGTTGGAAACGGCCGCTCGGTACGATATTCCGATCATCAGCATTGTGTTTAACAATCATATGTACGGCACTATCCGCATGCATCAAGAATTGCAGTTTCCGGGGCGGGTCATCGGAACCGATTTAGGCCGCGTGTCGTTTGCCCGGTTGGCGGAATGCTTGAACGGCTGCGGGTTCCAAGTACAGACGGAACAACAGTTCACAGAAGCGCTTCTTTTGTCGCTTGGGGCCAAGAAGCCAACGGTCATTGAAGTGTTGACGGATCCGGACCACATTTCGGTGGCCGCAACGATCCAGGATTTGCGGGCCAAGAAGAAGACATAA